Within the Cryptococcus neoformans var. neoformans B-3501A chromosome 1, whole genome shotgun sequence genome, the region TAGATGCGACACCAGGTGCGTAGAAAGGTTCAACTGTCGGTGCACCCCCATCGTGTCCTAAATCGATGGGCGCCTGATTTTCAGGTCGTCCAGGGTCAAACTGAAAAAAGGTCAGCGTGCATAGGGAGATGCAGACAACACTTACCATCATGTCGTCGAAATCATCCCTATGAgactttctcctcttcaacaggAACCACAGGATAATGGCAATGAGGGCAAGACCAGCCACACCTCCCACGACACCTCCTACAATGGCGCCAGTATCTTTGAAAGACCATTAGTTATCCCACCTCAATGATCGAAAGAGAACCTACGGTTCGAGGAGCtagaggatgaggatccGGAGGAATCACCAGGTAGGGTTGCCGTGGGTGACGTAGTGACCACCCCGTCAGAGTTGGTTACGGTAACATAGCTGAAAAACCATGTCAGTCATAGAACACGGGAACACGGTAACGTTTGCCTTccttgaagaaaaagaactTACACGACACTGCTTCCATCAGACATCGATGTGGAGCCAGATATAGCCGAGCTTGCCCCCCCTGCACTGCTGGTGACACTCCCGCTGCCACTGGGGCTTGCAGTGGCGCTAGCCGATGCACTCTGGCTTGCACTTCCCCCCCCGCTGGAAGTCGGTTGTGCGCTAGAACCTGGACTTGTTGTACTCTGGCCATTGCTTGGTGATGGGGTGGGCGACGCAGAAGCTGAAGCCGACGATGCAGAATCCTGGCTTGACTGCTCGCCACCACCGGAAGATGTCGGTTCGGCACTACTCTGTGGTTGAGATGTGACgcctggagaagaagtagtAATATCTGAAGGTTGGACGGCGGAAGAGGTAACGTCGTCGCTAGTGGTAACGGGGTCAGAGGTTGGCGTTGCGGAACCAATACCAGAAGTAGAGGCGTCGGCTACAGAGGATATGGGGTCAGTCGACGTCGGTACAGCAGAAGCGGAGTCTGAAATATTCGACATGATGGGGCTGAAAATATATAGTATATAGTAAGGCAAAAGAGAATGTGGCAGGACCACTCCTGTATCCGTGACGAGAATCTATTGAAAGCTGAGAGGGACTATcaaaaggagatgaggcGAATGATCTGTGCGGTGCAAAAGCACTGCACGAAAGTTCCCTATTGTCCACGTTGTTGTCCGCCGGTGATTCTGatatctcctcctttttccccCAAGGGGTTGCAGCGAGGCTCGGGGCTTGAAAAGACCAGACAATTCCCTCAAGCCGAGAGTGGGGAGTATGTATGCGAGCGGTTTTGGTGTGATGCAATCTATATGGAAACGAATACAGGGCCCTAAACATAGATATATACTAAGGACGAACGAAACAACATGCAGCCGGCGCATGAAAGCATGATACGATGCTAAATACGTACACATTTTTCACAGCTTTGTCTGGTGGCAAGACAGCGTTTCACAGGACAAAAAGGAGTGTTAAGGGCGCAATTTGTGACTACGCTTGATCTTGTGGAGGTTATGTGACTAAAATTGAAGATTGATCTTGTAAAGGTGACGAGATAGAAAATTCTTAATACTCGTTGAGTTTTGAGCTGTTGTCTCGTTTCGACTGCGGATAGAGTTGCGTTGTTTGCTGTGTACTTGGACAACGTTGATGGCGGTGACGGATTCCCGGGCACGAGGCACGAGACGCGAGGCCGGTTCTTGGAAATCTGCCGAATTCTGCCACAAGGAAAAAATCCGAGAGCCTGGAATTGAGATTCCTTGTGCGCCGAATGTCGGATAATAGATTTGTCAGATGTGCTGTCCGCCGGGCCCTAAAAATAGAGGAACAACTATTACTACTTGCTTGATATCATACTGTACTACGGGAAAACGCGCAAGAGGCAAGAGCTTGGAGTTCATGAAGTACAGACGATTGCATATGTACCAACAGCGGGCTAGTAGTGTTGCATCGTGGTGCGTCGTGTTTCGTTTGTTCATCATATATGGCCAAGCGGGagtctttttctttctcgtGAAAAAATTGTGCATTTGGGGTCGCAGGTTTGTCACCGGAATCTGGAAAATGATGGTACGTTATAGGATTATTATTATGATGATATAGCAGTTTTCTACCTACCCTTAGAGCGGTTCGGAAACGAGCACGAAGATCACCTTTCCTGCTTTAGGTTTTACCCCGTTATTCAACAGGTTGTATAATATAGCGTACCGCCGCAAAGCAATTGCAAGCGCAAAGATGATCTCGTCAGTACTTTTCATCTGGCTCCACAATTATATAGCTATCCCCGCCATACTCTATAAGCCGAGTTGAATGAAAGATGGGTCACTTGCCATGATTGAAAATCTCGGTACTAACTGACAAAAACTGAGAGAAAACCGACAATTGCGCTGCACATATGATGGTCAGATTTTTGTACAATGGCCGGGACCACCTGAACTTGATGGATTAGACCGTACGTGCTTCATTACATACATAGACCGACTATCCCACTCGTCTACTATCTAACATTCGTTGGGATGCTAAACCCTTTATGAACAAGCTCATGATTCTTCACCGATCAACAATGTAACTTCGTCTACGTCGTCGTCTCTCTTTGTTTGCTTGGGCTGATTATACACGTCGATACCTACAGACAATACATGAGCCACATGCGTGTTTAGCTTAGGGCACAGACATCGTACCTGATGCCAAAGAGTCGATCAACAGTTGTAATCTTTTAGGACCCAAAGTGGGATCTGACTATCCAATTGAATCAGTATCCTTGCAGAAGTGGGTACTCAATTCGACCAACCTCTCGCATtttctccaactctcctCCAAAACCTTCCACGATTTTGTTCATATACACTGTCCTGAACTTGTTCCTGCGTTCCTCTAAACTGGCTAATTCCGCTCCTTCGGCGGGGGAgcggaagaaaggaggaagtgTAGAGTCaggagatggtgaaggtGAGTTTGTAGGATACCGCGTGCGTTGTTTGGGTTGGCCTGCTAGCCCTGGGGCAGTGACTACTTTGGCGATCTCAGCAGACGATTCAGAACCCGAATCTGCGTCTGAGTCAGAGTCCGATTCCGAGGCTGAAGAGTccgacgaagaagacgaagaagattcagatgaagatgctgaCGAGGAAGCGCCATCCACCTCCATTGCCTCCTGTGAAGCTAGTTGAATAGTGGAGGTGGCAACTTCATCGTCCGAGCTAGAGTCGTCATCCGAAGAACTGGAAATGGATAGCTGACGCCTTCTACGTTTTCGTCGGTTGGTTTtttgagatggaggagggggagacATATCGACTGATGTCTATCTCCAAGTAGATCGTGTTATTCTGAGCGTTTCTATCGATTCAAATGCTTTG harbors:
- a CDS encoding hypothetical protein (Match to ESTs gb|CF192706.1|CF192706, gb|CF189001.1|CF189001, gb|CF184860.1|CF184860) — protein: MSNISDSASAVPTSTDPISSVADASTSGIGSATPTSDPVTTSDDVTSSAVQPSDITTSSPGVTSQPQSSAEPTSSGGGEQSSQDSASSASASASPTPSPSNGQSTTSPGSSAQPTSSGGGSASQSASASATASPSGSGSVTSSAGGASSAISGSTSMSDGSSVVYVTVTNSDGVVTTSPTATLPGDSSGSSSSSSSNHTGAIVGGVVGGVAGLALIAIILWFLLKRRKSHRDDFDDMMFDPGRPENQAPIDLGHDGGAPTVEPFYAPGVASTAASPEMSQYPRSAATISDGGYGAASSGGPPSTTSAGFAGRGAGGHGMYDLNMEPLPMPTAHPTGVDAATGAAGFAGADVGAMGAKQREAYQEQQRFRVQNQGLAGSSGAPQPMSPTDTDGTGITVHRDAGAIEDEEPSYNSEIPPTYESIGRRE